One Perca flavescens isolate YP-PL-M2 chromosome 14, PFLA_1.0, whole genome shotgun sequence genomic window carries:
- the neu1 gene encoding sialidase-1 yields MKTGSRLAALSLLLSAVLSLCVCTLSPDQIDPLLYDEQLLWVSGAQGQVSTYRIPLLTFTSKGSLLAFSEARKSTASDEGAKFLAMRRSTDKGATWSPTTFIVDDGTKPDGLNLGSVVVDEEVGSVILVYSICFHLYQCHPSSTMMVESMDDGLSWSPPRNLSVQLGVKNFAPGPGFGIQKRYNPAKGRLVVCGHGTLEGDGVFCILSDDHGRNWYNGAALKSIPYNQKKRAQDFNPDECQPVEMMDGSIVINVRNQNNYHCRCRIVVRSRDGGLSLPVDDLFFDYELVDPVVAAGALQKDGVLYFTNPSNEQHRVNLTLRWSLTDGNSWVQEAMQIWAGPSGYSSITSLNSGSPEDRKYIFVIYEKGHKDYDETVSFAKIHLFGGR; encoded by the exons ATGAAGACAGGAAGCCGGCTTGCTGCACTGTCCTTACTCCTCTCCGCtgtgttgtctctctgtgtttgtactTTAAGCCCTGATCAG ATTGACCCTCTGCTGTATGACGAGCAGCTGCTGTGGGTGAGTGGAGCCCAGGGGCAGGTGAGCACCTATAGGATCCCGCTGCTCACCTTCACCTCTAAAGGAAGCCTGCTGGCTTTCTCAGAGGCCAGGAAGTCGACGGCCAGCGACGAGGGCGCAAAGTTCCTTGCAATGCGGCGGTCCACAGACAAAG GAGCCACCTGGTCCCCGACCACCTTTATAGTCGATGATGGAACAAAGCCGGATGGCCTGAACCTGGGCTCGGTAGTGGTGGACGAGGAAGTGGGCTCGGTGATTCTGGTCTACTCCATCTGCTTCCACCTCTACCAGTGCCACCCGTCCAGCACCATGATGGTGGAGAGCATGGACGACGGGCTCAGCTGGAGCCCGCCCAGAAACCTCTCGGTCCAGCTCGGAGTGAAAAACTTTGCTCCTGGGCCAGGGTTCGGCATCCAG AAGCGCTACAACCCAGCTAAGGGGAGGTTGGTGGTGTGTGGTCATGGGACATTGGAGGGAGACGGAGTTTTCTGCATCCTGAGTGATGACCACGGACGTAACTGGTACAACGGCGCCGCGCTGAAAAGCATCCCTTACAACCAGAAGAAGCGAGCACAGGACTTCAACCCTGACGAGTGCCAG CCGGTTGAGATGATGGACGGCAGCATTGTCATCAACGTTCGGAACCAGAACAACTACCACTGTCGGTGTCGCATCGTGGTACGCAGCCGTGATGGTGGATTGTCCCTGCCCGTAGACGATCTGTTCTTTGACTACGAGCTGGTGGATCCTGTAGTAGCAGCTGGAGCTCTGCAGAAAGACGGAGTGCTTTACTTCACTAACCCCTCAAATGAGCAACACA GAGTTAACCTGACCTTACGTTGGTCACTGACTGATGGCAACTCTTGGGTGCAAGAAGCTATGCAGATATGGGCTGGTCCAAGCGGCTACTCCAGCATCACATCGCTGAACAGCGGCTCTCCAGAGGACCGGAAGTACATTTTTGTCATCTATGAGAAGGGCCACAAGGACTATGACGAGACTGTCTCGTTTGCTAAGATCCACCTGTTTGGTGGCCGGTAG